In Campylobacter concisus, the sequence GCGGTTTTTGAGCCCACCCTCTCTAAAGACGTCCATCACTAAATCACAGTCGCAAATTTTATCCATCTCTCCGATATCTTTAGCTATGCCAAGTGCCCAAAGCAAGATCCAAAGTGACTCATACTTCCAGCCCATATTTACGGCCAAATTTATATCGGCTCTACCCTCTACGACCTCTTTTTCTTTTACACTTAGGTCATTATAAAAATCGCCCAAAAAGTCTTTAGCCCAAGCTATCTCATCTTCGCTTAAGTGGCCATTGTCACGAATCGTACAAGCGCACATGATCGCTGTAAATGAGCAAACCGCACGAGCAATGATCTCATCAATGCTTCTTGGCGTAACTTCACTATTGTCATACCTTAGTGGCAGGCTCTCAAGCACAGCCACACCCTCTTTTTTTAAAT encodes:
- a CDS encoding DUF4272 domain-containing protein, encoding MPKTAQQRKDESIKNLKKEGVAVLESLPLRYDNSEVTPRSIDEIIARAVCSFTAIMCACTIRDNGHLSEDEIAWAKDFLGDFYNDLSVKEKEVVEGRADINLAVNMGWKYESLWILLWALGIAKDIGEMDKICDCDLVMDVFREGGLKNRSKLRSLDEILSKLDLVYRYHWACVDARINGKKVAGLDEEVVMERRAGLEWLCCKGLENDDLKAEFNAWDYPDLNT